Proteins from a genomic interval of Hyalangium ruber:
- a CDS encoding YajQ family cyclic di-GMP-binding protein has translation MPSFDVISKIDQAELDNAVNQTKKELSTRYDFQGAQADIVISPDRAVLTVKANAEEKVQAAKEVLLAKLSKRGISLRALEFLDIEKTGLHNVKQNIKLQQGIPVDKAKELVKLLKDSKMKLQGSIQGDELRVSGKNKDDLQAAMALFRKEQDRLKLDMQFTNFRD, from the coding sequence ATGCCCTCCTTCGACGTCATCTCCAAAATCGACCAGGCCGAGCTCGACAACGCGGTCAACCAGACCAAGAAGGAGCTCAGCACCCGCTATGACTTCCAGGGTGCTCAGGCCGACATCGTCATCTCCCCGGACCGCGCCGTGCTCACGGTGAAGGCCAACGCCGAGGAGAAGGTCCAGGCCGCCAAGGAAGTCCTCCTGGCCAAGCTCTCCAAGCGCGGCATCTCCCTGCGCGCCCTCGAGTTCCTGGACATCGAAAAGACGGGCCTCCACAACGTCAAACAGAACATCAAGCTCCAGCAGGGCATCCCCGTCGACAAGGCCAAGGAGCTCGTCAAGCTCCTCAAGGACTCCAAGATGAAGCTCCAGGGCTCCATCCAGGGAGATGAGCTGCGCGTCAGCGGCAAGAACAAGGATGACCTGCAGGCCGCCATGGCCCTGTTCCGCAAGGAGCAGGACCGGCTGAAGCTGGACATGCAGTTCACCAACTTCCGAGATTAG
- the rimO gene encoding 30S ribosomal protein S12 methylthiotransferase RimO: MTLGCPKNRVDSEVMLGTLKQRGYRLVQEPSEAEVIVVNTCAFIGPAKQESVDSILEMAEYKKSGACSTLVVTGCLSQRYGGELSQEMPEVDHFLGTSAYAQIGDLLAAEASPRQVIPDPDYIHNATTPRENSMPSYTAYLKVSEGCDNACSFCIIPKLRGGQRSRTIADIVTEAERLADQGVQELNLVAQDLTAYGHDLPGKPKLHDLLKELVKVDVRWIRLHYAYPRVFPDELIEVMATQPKIAKYLDMPLQHASDKLLQSMKRGRNSQFLTDLLTKLRTRVPGLVMRTSMIVGLPGETEEDFELLKEFVKTQRFERLGVFQYSDEEGTAAFDLPNKVPQKTIERRWREVMAIQKRINREQNKKLVGKRIEVLVEGPSPETEHLLVGRHEGQAPEIDGQVYINDGLAYPGEFVTIEVTEAHDYDLVGKVVERPDPKQRKHKVRDEVPAPMATWTSPR; encoded by the coding sequence ATGACCCTCGGCTGCCCGAAGAACCGGGTGGACTCCGAGGTGATGCTCGGTACCCTCAAGCAGCGCGGCTATCGCCTCGTCCAAGAGCCTTCCGAGGCCGAGGTCATCGTCGTCAACACGTGCGCCTTCATCGGCCCCGCCAAGCAGGAGTCCGTGGACTCCATCCTGGAGATGGCCGAGTACAAGAAGTCGGGCGCGTGCAGCACGCTTGTCGTGACGGGCTGTCTGTCCCAGCGCTACGGCGGTGAGCTGTCCCAGGAGATGCCCGAGGTCGACCACTTCCTGGGCACCAGCGCCTACGCGCAGATCGGCGACCTGCTGGCCGCCGAGGCCTCGCCGCGTCAGGTCATCCCGGATCCGGACTACATCCACAACGCGACCACGCCGCGCGAAAACTCGATGCCGTCGTACACCGCCTATCTCAAGGTGTCCGAGGGCTGCGACAACGCGTGCTCCTTCTGCATCATCCCCAAGCTGCGCGGCGGCCAGCGCTCGCGGACCATCGCGGACATCGTCACCGAGGCAGAGCGCCTCGCCGACCAGGGTGTGCAGGAGCTGAACCTGGTGGCGCAGGACCTCACGGCCTACGGCCATGACCTGCCCGGCAAGCCCAAGCTGCATGACCTGCTCAAGGAGCTGGTGAAGGTGGACGTGCGGTGGATCCGCCTGCACTACGCCTACCCGCGCGTGTTCCCCGACGAGCTCATCGAGGTCATGGCGACCCAGCCGAAGATCGCCAAGTACCTGGACATGCCGCTGCAGCACGCCAGCGACAAGCTGCTCCAGTCCATGAAGCGCGGCCGCAACTCGCAGTTCCTCACGGACCTGCTGACCAAGCTGCGCACCCGCGTCCCGGGGCTGGTGATGCGTACCTCGATGATCGTCGGCCTGCCCGGCGAGACCGAGGAGGACTTCGAGCTGCTCAAGGAGTTCGTGAAGACGCAGCGCTTCGAGCGGCTGGGCGTCTTCCAGTACTCGGACGAAGAGGGCACCGCGGCGTTCGACCTGCCGAACAAGGTGCCCCAGAAGACCATCGAGCGGCGCTGGCGCGAGGTGATGGCCATCCAGAAGCGCATCAACCGCGAGCAGAACAAGAAGCTCGTGGGCAAGCGCATCGAGGTGCTCGTCGAAGGCCCTAGCCCCGAGACGGAGCACCTGCTGGTGGGCCGCCACGAGGGTCAGGCGCCCGAGATCGACGGTCAGGTCTACATCAACGACGGCCTGGCCTACCCGGGCGAGTTCGTCACCATCGAGGTGACGGAGGCCCACGACTACGACCTCGTCGGCAAGGTGGTGGAGCGGCCGGACCCGAAGCAGCGCAAGCACAAGGTGCGTGACGAGGTCCCGGCCCCCATGGCCACCTGGACCTCTCCCCGCTAG
- a CDS encoding LolA family protein has protein sequence MLIETLLVSMLSAQVAPASPPAQKPAVTAESKPAPAAAPETKPAAPAAEAKPAAPVKGSVAPEVKTLVERMQAFYEKTDDFKSSFKQDYKYKTFRRTQTSTGTVTYKKPGLMRWEYEGNSPRTFVLAGNKVYAYDPGAQSLTVGSVDTNQLSASVTFLFGQGRLADEFNIKKGTCADCKGTLLVLDPAQPDKRFKQVRLEVDSNTAQVLKSTVVDPDGSENTIAFLELKTNVGISKDSFRLDPPEGTRIDDFTKQKK, from the coding sequence ATGCTCATCGAGACCCTGCTCGTGTCCATGCTGTCCGCGCAAGTCGCTCCCGCGTCGCCCCCGGCGCAGAAGCCCGCGGTCACCGCCGAGTCCAAGCCCGCGCCCGCCGCGGCACCCGAGACGAAGCCCGCCGCGCCCGCCGCCGAAGCGAAGCCCGCCGCGCCCGTGAAGGGCAGCGTGGCCCCGGAGGTGAAGACCCTGGTGGAGCGGATGCAGGCCTTCTACGAGAAGACCGACGACTTCAAGTCGTCCTTCAAGCAGGACTACAAGTACAAGACCTTCCGCCGCACGCAGACGTCCACGGGCACGGTGACCTACAAGAAGCCGGGGCTGATGCGCTGGGAGTACGAGGGCAACTCGCCGCGTACCTTCGTGCTCGCGGGCAACAAGGTGTACGCGTACGACCCGGGCGCGCAGAGCCTCACCGTGGGCAGCGTGGACACCAACCAGCTCTCGGCATCGGTGACGTTCCTCTTCGGGCAGGGCCGGCTGGCGGACGAGTTCAACATCAAGAAGGGCACCTGCGCCGACTGCAAGGGCACGTTGCTGGTTCTGGACCCGGCGCAGCCGGATAAGCGCTTCAAGCAGGTTCGCCTGGAGGTGGACTCCAATACGGCCCAGGTGCTCAAGAGCACCGTGGTGGATCCGGACGGCAGCGAGAACACCATCGCGTTCCTCGAGCTGAAGACGAACGTGGGCATCTCGAAGGACAGCTTCAGGCTCGACCCGCCTGAGGGCACCCGCATCGACGACTTCACGAAGCAGAAGAAGTAG
- a CDS encoding TrmH family RNA methyltransferase: MSGGGPRYEPFENKSVEPESFLLEVRKEKIDRVVEQRTRTFTVVLDRLEDSFNMAAVLRTCEAMGVQEVHVVINPEAPFLPNSRVAQGCDKWLDVKQYNSFAECRDHLKGRGFSLYASAIREGAKSLYSLRFDSKIAIIFGNERFGVSEEVLANVDGTFWIPMRGFSQSINISAAASACISRAVAWREEHLGKVGDLTPEEAQELRERFYVLAVKQRKRIFKGKQP; the protein is encoded by the coding sequence ATGAGCGGTGGTGGTCCTCGCTACGAGCCCTTCGAGAACAAGTCCGTCGAGCCGGAGTCGTTCCTCCTGGAGGTTCGCAAGGAGAAGATCGACCGCGTGGTGGAGCAGCGCACGCGGACCTTCACGGTCGTGCTGGACCGGCTCGAGGACAGCTTCAACATGGCGGCGGTGCTGCGCACCTGCGAGGCCATGGGCGTGCAGGAGGTCCACGTCGTCATCAACCCGGAGGCGCCCTTCCTGCCCAACTCCCGGGTGGCGCAGGGCTGCGACAAGTGGTTGGACGTGAAGCAGTACAACTCGTTCGCCGAGTGTCGGGATCACCTGAAGGGACGGGGCTTTTCGCTGTACGCCTCGGCCATCCGCGAGGGAGCGAAGAGCCTCTACTCACTGCGCTTCGACTCGAAGATCGCGATCATCTTCGGCAACGAGCGCTTCGGGGTGAGCGAGGAGGTGCTGGCCAACGTGGACGGCACCTTCTGGATCCCCATGAGGGGCTTCAGCCAGAGCATCAACATCTCCGCGGCGGCATCGGCTTGTATCAGCCGAGCGGTTGCCTGGCGGGAGGAGCACCTGGGGAAGGTGGGAGACCTGACTCCCGAGGAGGCCCAGGAGCTTCGCGAGCGCTTCTATGTGCTGGCTGTCAAGCAAAGGAAGCGGATTTTCAAGGGAAAGCAGCCATGA
- the obgE gene encoding GTPase ObgE, producing the protein MKFVDEVRIYVKAGDGGNGAVSFRREKFIERGGPNGGDGGNGGSVLFVADPQLTTLLDFRYQQHHRAKNGENGMGSDCNGRGAEDMILKVPAGTLIRDTNTGDLLVDLSEPGQTFVAAKGGRGGLGNMNFATSTRQTPRFAQDGTKGEEITLTLELKLLADVGLLGFPNAGKSTFISRVSRARPKVADYPFTTLVPNLGMVQYKDNLSFVMADIPGIIEGASEGVGLGHQFLRHVERCKVLIHLIDLGAEGEGREPLKDFDILNRELEKYSAELSKKPQVVAANKVDLPYARERLEPFTEALRERGVAVFPVSTATGEGLQALMDVAAEVLFTGRTDKLRVEPPAKPAKKVAVAKVPAKKAAVKQAPAKKAPAKKASAKKVAVKKAPAKKAPVRKAPAKKAPARKVAAKKVPAKKKAAAAKKVPARRTPKAPVKAKRKQGRRS; encoded by the coding sequence ATGAAATTCGTCGACGAGGTCCGCATCTACGTGAAGGCCGGAGACGGTGGCAACGGCGCCGTCTCCTTCCGGCGGGAGAAGTTCATCGAGCGCGGAGGCCCGAACGGAGGAGATGGCGGCAACGGCGGCTCGGTGCTGTTCGTGGCGGATCCGCAGCTCACCACGCTGCTGGACTTCCGCTACCAGCAGCACCACCGCGCGAAGAACGGCGAGAACGGGATGGGCAGCGACTGCAACGGTCGCGGCGCGGAGGACATGATCCTCAAGGTGCCGGCGGGCACGCTCATCCGGGACACGAATACGGGCGATCTGCTGGTGGACCTGAGCGAGCCGGGCCAGACCTTCGTGGCGGCCAAGGGCGGCCGGGGCGGCCTGGGCAACATGAACTTCGCCACCTCCACGCGGCAGACGCCGCGCTTCGCCCAGGATGGGACGAAGGGCGAGGAGATCACGCTGACGCTCGAGCTGAAGCTCCTGGCGGACGTGGGGCTCCTGGGCTTCCCGAACGCGGGCAAGAGCACCTTCATCTCGAGGGTGAGCCGGGCGCGGCCGAAGGTCGCGGACTACCCATTCACCACGTTGGTGCCGAACCTCGGCATGGTCCAGTACAAGGACAACCTGTCGTTCGTGATGGCGGACATCCCCGGCATTATCGAGGGGGCGAGCGAGGGCGTGGGATTGGGGCACCAGTTCCTGCGCCACGTGGAGCGCTGCAAGGTGCTCATCCACCTCATCGACCTGGGGGCGGAGGGCGAGGGCCGCGAGCCGCTGAAGGACTTCGACATCCTCAACCGCGAGCTGGAGAAGTACAGCGCGGAGCTGTCGAAGAAGCCGCAGGTGGTGGCGGCCAACAAGGTGGATCTGCCCTATGCGCGTGAGCGGCTGGAGCCGTTCACGGAGGCTTTGCGCGAGCGAGGCGTCGCGGTGTTCCCGGTGTCCACCGCCACGGGCGAGGGCCTGCAGGCGCTGATGGACGTGGCGGCCGAGGTGCTCTTCACGGGCCGGACGGACAAGCTGCGCGTGGAGCCACCAGCGAAGCCCGCGAAGAAGGTGGCGGTGGCGAAGGTGCCCGCGAAGAAGGCAGCGGTGAAGCAGGCGCCCGCGAAGAAGGCTCCGGCCAAGAAGGCTTCAGCCAAGAAGGTGGCCGTGAAAAAGGCACCCGCGAAGAAGGCCCCTGTCCGGAAGGCGCCCGCGAAGAAGGCCCCGGCCCGGAAGGTCGCGGCGAAGAAGGTGCCCGCCAAGAAGAAGGCAGCGGCCGCGAAGAAGGTGCCCGCCCGCCGCACGCCGAAGGCGCCGGTGAAGGCGAAGCGCAAGCAGGGGCGGAGGTCCTGA
- the rpmA gene encoding 50S ribosomal protein L27: MAHKKGQGSSRNGRDSNSQRRGVKVYGGEAVTAGSIIVRQLGTVIHPGTNVKLGRDYTLYSTVDGVVKYERLGRDRKKVSVYPAEAQASA; this comes from the coding sequence ATGGCTCATAAAAAGGGACAGGGTTCTTCGCGCAACGGGCGTGACTCGAATTCACAGCGCCGCGGCGTCAAGGTGTACGGCGGCGAGGCAGTGACGGCGGGCAGCATCATCGTGCGGCAGCTGGGCACGGTCATCCACCCCGGCACCAACGTGAAGCTCGGTCGTGACTACACCCTCTACTCCACGGTGGACGGGGTGGTGAAGTACGAGCGTCTGGGTCGGGACCGCAAGAAGGTGTCGGTCTACCCGGCCGAGGCCCAGGCGAGCGCCTAG
- the rplU gene encoding 50S ribosomal protein L21 — MYAVIRTGGKQYRVAEGDVLRIEKVAGEIGTEVTFNDILMLGGSGSPKIGQPTVGGAKVVGKILAQDKHRRVLHFRKEKEGWTRRRGHRQPYTEVRVTSISG; from the coding sequence ATGTACGCAGTGATTCGCACGGGCGGTAAGCAGTACCGGGTTGCCGAGGGTGACGTGCTCCGCATCGAGAAGGTCGCGGGCGAGATCGGCACCGAGGTGACGTTCAACGACATCCTGATGCTGGGCGGCTCGGGCTCCCCGAAGATTGGCCAGCCCACGGTGGGTGGCGCCAAGGTCGTGGGGAAGATCCTCGCTCAGGACAAGCACCGCCGCGTCCTCCACTTCCGCAAGGAGAAGGAGGGCTGGACGCGCCGCCGTGGTCACCGCCAGCCGTATACCGAGGTTCGCGTTACCTCCATCTCGGGCTAG
- a CDS encoding protein kinase domain-containing protein has product MRPSAKASEDGASVMEDEQNSPELIAEEEDPLLGTQLGSFRLIRRLGRGGMGSVYLGEHVSIGSRMAVKVLHEHLAAYPELVQRFHAEARAVNLIGHENIVSIFDLNATPPRPYLIMEYLEGMPLSSMVGVPVRAEEWVPILTQACEALHAAHQRGIVHRDLKPDNIFLVQRAKGAPPFVKVLDFGIAKLIDGAGPQTQAGIIVGTPEYMAPEQSRSQRLDGRADVYALGVIAYQLATGQLPFTEEGSAAQLVAHQTLPPPPPRSIYPGVSQPIEAVILHALAKAPADRYENARALKAALEQALADELKGPIAEPPPPPPSQPARETQSRRRARPVELPARVVLRPGAQPERMVCSDIARGGLFLRTQGGELPALFSRVQVTLEMARGPLTSTCEVVRLVTPEQALLWGMAPGFGVQFVEPPADFKAAIAQLLRGGTGNTPLEVVLPSGDVEITTILESYRQNLQKDHYALLSLPPDSSFETVRARVRAALGDLEALRGRPLGSAQRALLDSVLTRVRDAGETLTTLLRRAMYDAMMGNFRGVEACLAAGLTVTQLEALRRDFLGRRPNAAGTAHVHILTGNAYEKNGQLARALETYERGLAADPLDLQLLQRCRAVRRALASRGPTP; this is encoded by the coding sequence ATGAGGCCTTCCGCGAAGGCCAGCGAGGATGGCGCGTCCGTCATGGAGGATGAGCAGAACTCCCCGGAGTTGATCGCCGAGGAGGAGGATCCGCTGCTGGGGACACAGCTTGGCAGCTTCCGGCTCATCCGGAGGCTGGGCCGGGGTGGGATGGGCTCGGTCTATCTCGGAGAGCATGTGTCCATTGGGAGCCGGATGGCGGTGAAGGTGCTCCACGAGCACCTGGCGGCCTATCCGGAGCTCGTCCAGCGCTTCCACGCGGAGGCGCGGGCGGTGAACCTCATCGGCCACGAGAACATCGTCAGCATCTTCGATCTGAACGCTACGCCGCCGCGCCCCTACCTCATCATGGAGTACCTGGAGGGGATGCCCCTGTCCTCGATGGTGGGCGTGCCGGTGCGGGCGGAGGAGTGGGTGCCCATCCTGACGCAGGCGTGCGAGGCGCTGCATGCGGCCCACCAGCGGGGCATCGTCCACCGCGACCTGAAGCCCGACAACATCTTCCTGGTGCAGCGGGCCAAGGGAGCGCCTCCGTTCGTGAAGGTGCTCGACTTCGGTATCGCCAAGCTCATCGACGGGGCGGGGCCGCAGACGCAGGCGGGCATCATCGTCGGCACCCCCGAGTACATGGCCCCCGAGCAGTCGCGCAGCCAGCGGCTGGACGGGCGCGCGGACGTCTACGCGCTGGGAGTGATTGCCTACCAGCTCGCCACGGGCCAGCTGCCCTTCACCGAGGAGGGGAGCGCCGCCCAGCTCGTGGCCCACCAGACGCTGCCACCGCCGCCGCCGCGCTCCATCTATCCGGGGGTGTCCCAGCCCATCGAGGCGGTCATCCTGCACGCGCTCGCCAAGGCGCCCGCGGACCGCTACGAGAACGCCCGGGCCCTGAAAGCGGCCTTGGAGCAGGCGCTGGCCGACGAGCTGAAGGGGCCCATCGCCGAGCCCCCACCGCCGCCTCCTTCCCAGCCGGCGCGGGAGACGCAGTCACGCCGCCGGGCACGCCCCGTGGAACTGCCTGCCCGGGTGGTTCTGCGCCCGGGGGCACAGCCGGAGCGGATGGTGTGCTCGGACATTGCCCGGGGAGGGTTGTTCCTGCGCACCCAGGGGGGAGAGCTGCCCGCCCTCTTCTCTCGCGTCCAGGTGACGCTGGAGATGGCGCGGGGGCCGCTGACCTCCACCTGTGAGGTGGTGCGCCTGGTCACGCCCGAGCAGGCGCTCCTGTGGGGTATGGCGCCGGGCTTCGGCGTGCAGTTCGTGGAGCCCCCGGCCGACTTCAAGGCCGCGATTGCCCAGCTGCTCCGCGGAGGGACGGGCAACACTCCGCTCGAGGTGGTGCTGCCCTCGGGGGACGTGGAGATCACGACGATCCTCGAGAGCTACCGGCAGAACCTCCAGAAGGACCACTACGCTCTGCTCTCCCTGCCCCCGGATTCGAGCTTCGAGACCGTTCGGGCGCGGGTGCGCGCGGCCCTGGGAGACCTGGAGGCACTCCGGGGGCGCCCGCTCGGCTCCGCGCAGCGCGCGCTGCTGGACTCGGTGCTCACCCGGGTGCGTGACGCGGGCGAGACGCTGACGACGCTCCTGCGCCGGGCGATGTACGACGCGATGATGGGCAACTTCCGAGGGGTGGAGGCCTGTCTGGCGGCGGGGCTGACGGTCACCCAGCTGGAGGCCCTGCGCCGCGACTTCCTCGGGCGGCGCCCGAACGCGGCGGGCACCGCGCACGTCCACATCCTCACGGGCAACGCGTACGAGAAGAATGGCCAGCTCGCCCGGGCCCTGGAGACCTACGAGCGGGGGCTGGCGGCGGACCCGCTGGACCTCCAACTCCTCCAGCGGTGCCGGGCGGTGCGCCGGGCCCTGGCCTCCCGAGGGCCGACGCCGTGA
- a CDS encoding isopenicillin N synthase family dioxygenase, which translates to MSTSVRRIPLVNLSHYRTGTPQERARFIQVFGDALKEFGFVSVEGHGVDDGLIRRTYTDVERFFQLPDDVKRHYTVPGGAGQRGYTGYGQEHAKNRTVGDLKEFWHVGRELDSSHPHFSPHYGPNLWPEEVPSFRTNTLGLFGALDEAAAVMLRALAEYFGVARDTFSAMAQDGNSILRLIHYPPLKERFIPGGVRAAEHEDINLITLLCEGTASGLELLTRDGEWIPVDTLRGQIVVDSGDMLSRVTNNVIPATTHRVVNPKSPSEDTTRYSMPFFVHPYPKCVLQPLPVTSTMDTEKMLPPITADAFLQQRLREIGLIK; encoded by the coding sequence ATGTCCACTTCGGTTCGTCGCATCCCGCTCGTCAATCTCTCCCATTATCGCACAGGGACGCCACAGGAACGTGCCCGCTTCATCCAGGTCTTCGGAGACGCCCTCAAGGAGTTCGGTTTCGTCTCCGTGGAAGGCCATGGCGTTGATGATGGATTGATCCGCCGCACCTATACGGATGTGGAGCGCTTCTTCCAACTTCCCGATGACGTGAAGCGTCACTACACCGTGCCCGGCGGCGCGGGCCAGCGTGGCTACACCGGCTACGGCCAGGAGCACGCCAAGAACCGCACCGTGGGGGACCTCAAGGAGTTCTGGCATGTGGGGCGGGAGTTGGACTCCTCGCACCCCCACTTCTCGCCCCACTACGGCCCCAACCTCTGGCCGGAGGAGGTGCCCTCGTTCCGGACGAACACGCTGGGGCTCTTCGGCGCGCTGGACGAGGCCGCGGCGGTGATGCTCCGGGCGCTGGCGGAGTACTTCGGCGTGGCGCGCGACACCTTCAGCGCCATGGCGCAGGACGGCAACTCCATCCTGCGGCTCATCCACTACCCCCCGCTCAAGGAGCGCTTCATCCCCGGTGGGGTGCGCGCCGCCGAGCACGAGGACATCAACCTCATCACTCTGCTGTGCGAGGGCACCGCGTCCGGCCTGGAGCTGCTCACGCGCGATGGGGAGTGGATCCCAGTGGACACGCTGCGCGGGCAGATCGTCGTGGACTCGGGTGACATGCTCAGCCGGGTGACCAACAACGTCATCCCCGCCACGACGCACCGCGTGGTGAACCCCAAGAGCCCCTCCGAGGACACCACGCGCTACTCGATGCCCTTCTTCGTGCATCCGTATCCCAAGTGCGTGCTCCAGCCCCTGCCCGTCACGTCCACGATGGACACCGAGAAGATGCTGCCGCCCATCACCGCGGACGCCTTCCTCCAGCAGCGCCTGCGGGAGATCGGCCTCATCAAGTAG
- a CDS encoding carbon-nitrogen hydrolase family protein, with amino-acid sequence MDAVTSCTHVELFAVQPRISLEDYASAERFAERHRTLARQIDRRRTRDASGRPLYPALAVWPEMVGAPLGLMGHIHRVRRSRTTQAAMARVALAEVLSLALAVRHRPASLEEWLYAATAERVHRAMWHAFSGIARDFGLWVVAGSALLPKNRLGLDTPDFAPVNARTYNTSYTFSPEGRCVAVTRKVNLVPTQEDVVRLSPGRAEDLEVVHTPFGQLGTLICYDGFREPHTSEEPTFVPAARLLDARGADIIAQPSANAWPWDGPWAFNAPGERQLRREQWFNEGLYSQLAGLERVRYAVNPQLVGSFFDNVFEAPSLIFERVGPGEVRVLAQARDPRAEDVLHVTVPLASPRVDNRC; translated from the coding sequence GTGGACGCCGTCACCTCTTGCACGCACGTCGAGCTCTTCGCCGTCCAGCCTCGCATCTCCCTTGAGGACTACGCCTCGGCGGAGCGCTTTGCCGAGCGCCACCGCACCCTCGCCCGTCAGATCGATCGGCGGCGGACGCGAGATGCCTCGGGACGTCCCCTCTACCCCGCGCTGGCGGTGTGGCCGGAGATGGTGGGGGCGCCCCTGGGTCTGATGGGGCACATCCACCGGGTGCGCCGCTCCCGAACCACACAGGCGGCCATGGCCCGCGTGGCGCTGGCCGAGGTGCTCTCGCTCGCCCTCGCCGTGCGCCATCGCCCCGCGTCCCTGGAGGAGTGGCTGTATGCCGCCACAGCGGAGCGGGTACACCGGGCCATGTGGCATGCGTTCTCGGGCATCGCCCGGGACTTCGGCCTGTGGGTGGTAGCCGGCAGCGCGTTGCTTCCGAAAAACCGGCTGGGCTTGGACACACCAGACTTCGCGCCGGTGAACGCGCGCACCTACAACACCAGCTACACCTTCTCTCCCGAAGGCCGCTGCGTGGCCGTGACGCGCAAGGTGAACCTCGTGCCCACCCAGGAGGATGTCGTCAGGCTGAGCCCCGGGCGCGCCGAGGACCTCGAGGTGGTACACACGCCGTTCGGTCAGCTCGGGACGCTCATCTGTTACGACGGCTTCCGTGAGCCCCACACCTCCGAGGAGCCCACTTTCGTGCCCGCCGCGCGACTCCTGGATGCGCGGGGCGCGGACATCATCGCCCAGCCCTCGGCCAACGCCTGGCCCTGGGATGGGCCCTGGGCCTTCAACGCTCCGGGGGAGCGGCAGTTGCGGCGCGAGCAGTGGTTCAACGAGGGGCTCTACTCCCAGCTGGCCGGGCTGGAGCGCGTGCGCTACGCGGTGAACCCGCAGCTCGTGGGGAGCTTCTTCGACAACGTCTTCGAGGCCCCTTCGCTCATCTTCGAGCGCGTGGGGCCGGGCGAGGTGCGCGTCCTGGCCCAGGCGCGAGACCCGCGCGCGGAGGACGTCCTGCACGTCACGGTCCCCCTCGCCTCGCCCCGCGTGGACAACAGGTGCTGA